The sequence below is a genomic window from Nicotiana tomentosiformis chromosome 6, ASM39032v3, whole genome shotgun sequence.
ACTTTTATTTTATCCTTCACCATAATCCACACTTCTGAAGCCAAAGTTTCATCTCTAGTGTTCTTGTAAAATAATCCCGGGTTCAGAAGATGGCCTGCTGCATGCAAAGGTCGATGGAGTTGATTCTCCCACCTGATATCAATTATCTCAAAAACTTTCTCATATTTTCTAACATCTCCCTCAAATGACGCTGCAATAGTCTCTTTGGCTCTATCCATAGCCTCATAAAGATAGCCCATTGGTGGTTTTCTCTCCCCATCCACCATACGAAGTACCTTAATCAAAGGACCACCAACTTTAAGAGCCCGAACGACGTCATTCCAGAATGATGGGGAAATAAGAATTTTGGCAGTTTCTTTTCCCGCAACTTCCTTTGCATATCTATTATCTTTCCATTCATTTGAAAGAACTAGCTTTCTCAATTTTTTCTTTTGCAAGTAAAAactatgcaaagttaagaaagcCGTTGCAAATCTAGTCTTGGCcggtctcaccaaatttctttcaTTTGTTAATTTCCTCATCAAATTCAATAACAACGGCCTCTGACTGATGTAAGAATATATCCTGACGGCCTTAGTGAAAACTGTAAAAGTAACAATAACAATTTTATAGTTAATACTTAATAGGATAGGACATAAGTATAAATAACTATATTAAAGTTACCTGAAGCATATGGGTTTTCCTTGAATATGTCACCAAACATCAAGTTGATACAATGGGCAGCACATGGAGTCCAATAAATGTGTGGATACATAGCTTCCATCATCCTACCCGCACTAACATTCTCACTAGCATTATCTGTAACAATTTGTACAACATTTTCCTTTCCAATTTTATCAATAGTCTTTCTAAACAAGCTGTACATTTTGCTTCCATCCGTAGAAGAGTTGCTAGCATCGTGAGATTCAAGAAAAACACTCCCTCTTGGAGAGTTCACCAACACATTTATGATCATTTTTCCATTCCGTGCTgtccatttatccatcataatggaACATCCAAACTTGTTCCATTCCACTTTATGCTCCTCAATAATTTGGTCTATCTTCTTCACCTCTTTTTTAAGATGAGTTACTCTAACTTCATGATAGCTAGGAGGCTTCATTCCTGGGCCATATTGTCCTACAGCTTCAATGAATTTATCAAAAGTTTTGTAGTTAACACAGTTGAAAGGAAGCCCTGCATCATACATCCATGCTGCAAAGGCACTTACGGCGCGGTctctcaaaatcttcttggcttCTAAACCTAGACCTTCTTCACCTTTTCCCTTTTTTTGTTGTTTTGCCGAGAAATAAAGATTGAGAGAACCTTTTGTCACTGTACGTGCCGTCGTGGATGACCCACTAGAACTATTTAAAGATATCTTATgagtttttttgggggggggcgGGAGGTCTCATTTCACCATCTtcatccatttcatcatcttcatcaattaGATTCACCGATGCTTCAAAATTCATTTGAGTTCTTGTCACATTTTTCTTATCAACAAACGCTTTTACTTCCTCCCTAACCTCGGGCGGACAAAGGGGACATTGTACTATATTTTTAAATCCACCTATCAAATGTTGCTTGTGACGAGTTATCCTACCATTATATGTTTTTTCACAAAACACACATTTAATTGCGGATCTTGATGAGCCTTGTATAGCATAATTCCAAGCTATATCATTTCGTTTATTACTATCGGATGACATTTCAACGCTgttttattgaaaaaaaaattatcaagtcAATATGCAATTAATTCTACTCT
It includes:
- the LOC138893451 gene encoding uncharacterized protein, which translates into the protein MSSDSNKRNDIAWNYAIQGSSRSAIKCVFCEKTYNGRITRHKQHLIGGFKNIVQCPLCPPEVREEVKAFVDKKNVTRTQMNFEASVNLIDEDDEMDEDGEMRPPGKGEEGLGLEAKKILRDRAVSAFAAWMYDAGLPFNCVNYKTFDKFIEAVGQYGPGMKPPSYHEVRVTHLKKEVKKIDQIIEEHKVEWNKFGCSIMMDKWTARNGKMIINVLVNSPRGSVFLESHDASNSSTDGSKMYSLFRKTIDKIGKENVVQIVTDNASENVSAGRMMEAMYPHIYWTPCAAHCINLMFGDIFKENPYASVFTKAVRIYSYISQRPLLLNLMRKLTNERNLVRPAKTRFATAFLTLHSFYLQKKKLRKLVLSNEWKDNRYAKEVAGKETAKILISPSFWNDVVRALKVGGPLIKVLRMVDGERKPPMGYLYEAMDRAKETIAASFEGDVRKYEKVFEIIDIRWENQLHRPLHAAGHLLNPGLFYKNTRDETLASEVWIMVKDKIKVKELKDWNAHQL